From Pseudomonas sp. FP2335, the proteins below share one genomic window:
- the tsaB gene encoding tRNA (adenosine(37)-N6)-threonylcarbamoyltransferase complex dimerization subunit type 1 TsaB, whose translation MSTLLALDTATEACSVALLHDGKVTSHYEVIPRLHAQKLLPMIKQLLEDAGTTLAAVDAIAFGRGPGAFTGVRIAIGVVQGLAFALERPVLPVSNLAVLAQRALREHGAYQVAAAIDARMDEVYWGCYRETAGEMCLVGVEAVQPPESSVLPPDASGDWFGAGTGWGYGERIGVTLVGQDAAMLPHAEDLLTLARFAFERGEAIPADQAAPVYLRDKVAQTKAERGL comes from the coding sequence ATGAGCACCCTGCTGGCCCTGGACACCGCGACTGAAGCTTGCTCCGTTGCCCTGCTGCACGATGGCAAGGTAACAAGCCACTACGAGGTGATCCCCCGCCTGCATGCGCAGAAGCTGTTGCCGATGATCAAGCAACTGCTCGAAGACGCCGGCACCACCCTGGCGGCGGTTGATGCCATCGCATTTGGCCGCGGGCCAGGTGCGTTTACTGGCGTGCGGATCGCTATCGGCGTGGTGCAGGGCTTGGCGTTTGCCTTGGAGCGGCCGGTGTTGCCAGTGTCCAACCTGGCCGTGCTGGCCCAGCGCGCGTTGCGCGAACACGGCGCGTATCAGGTGGCTGCGGCGATCGACGCGCGCATGGATGAGGTCTATTGGGGTTGCTATCGCGAGACCGCTGGCGAAATGTGCCTGGTCGGCGTGGAAGCCGTGCAGCCGCCGGAATCCTCGGTATTGCCACCAGATGCCAGCGGTGACTGGTTCGGTGCCGGCACCGGTTGGGGTTATGGCGAGCGCATTGGGGTCACGCTGGTGGGGCAGGACGCCGCCATGTTGCCCCACGCCGAAGACCTGCTGACGTTGGCGCGCTTTGCTTTTGAGCGGGGCGAGGCGATTCCCGCCGACCAGGCGGCGCCGGTGTACCTGCGCGATAAGGTTGCGCAGACCAAGGCTGAGCGCGGCCTGTAA
- a CDS encoding DUF72 domain-containing protein gives MRLPYFIGCPSWSENAWREYLYPADARSNDYLALYSQVFNAVEGNTTFYARPSAATVQRWAEIMPADFRFTAKFPGDISHAGDLREQLPAAESFVGLMSPLGERVSPLWLQLSAGFAPQRLAELVGFIDGLERPMAVEVRHPEFFAKGDAERTLNRLLRDRGVERICLDPRALFSCTSTSAAVLHAQSKKPKVPPRPAALTLFPQVRFIGHPELQANDPFLVPWVEKIAFWIEEGRTPYIFLHTSDNRLAAQLALRFHEQLMARLPGLPPLPTLNRAPEVEQLGLL, from the coding sequence ATGCGCCTGCCTTACTTCATCGGTTGCCCATCCTGGAGTGAAAACGCCTGGCGCGAATACCTGTACCCGGCCGACGCACGTTCCAACGATTACCTCGCGCTGTATTCCCAAGTCTTCAACGCCGTTGAAGGCAACACCACGTTTTATGCCCGCCCCTCGGCCGCCACGGTGCAGCGCTGGGCCGAGATCATGCCTGCCGATTTTCGCTTCACGGCGAAGTTCCCCGGTGACATCAGCCATGCTGGCGACTTGCGTGAGCAACTGCCGGCGGCGGAAAGTTTTGTCGGCCTGATGAGCCCGCTGGGGGAGCGTGTTTCGCCGCTGTGGCTGCAGTTGTCGGCAGGCTTTGCGCCGCAGCGCCTTGCCGAATTGGTCGGGTTTATCGACGGCCTTGAACGCCCGATGGCCGTTGAAGTGCGCCACCCGGAGTTCTTCGCCAAGGGCGACGCCGAGCGCACGCTCAACCGTTTGTTGCGTGATCGAGGCGTGGAGCGCATCTGCCTGGACCCGCGTGCGCTGTTCAGCTGCACGTCGACTTCGGCGGCGGTGTTGCATGCCCAGTCGAAGAAACCCAAGGTGCCACCACGTCCGGCGGCGTTGACCCTGTTTCCCCAAGTACGTTTCATCGGTCATCCCGAACTGCAAGCCAACGACCCGTTCCTGGTCCCGTGGGTGGAAAAAATCGCCTTCTGGATCGAAGAGGGCCGCACGCCGTACATCTTCCTGCACACCTCGGACAACCGCCTGGCCGCACAACTGGCCCTGCGCTTTCACGAACAATTGATGGCGCGCCTGCC